The window TCATGTGGATCTGCGCAATGCATTCAATCGGGAGAGTTGCCCTTGAGAATTGAGTCCATCAGCCTGCAGGGCTTCAAGAGCTTTGGAGAAAAAACCCGCATCGAATTTGTTCCCGGAATCAATGCAGTCATTGGGCCAAACGGCAGCGGTAAGAGCAACGTGATTGAGGCGATCCGCTGGGCCACCCACACGGCCCGGGTGCGTGAGTTGCGGGCAGGAAATGCCACAGAACTGATCTTCCATGGGAGCCAGGGCAAAAGTTCACTTGGACTTGCAGAGGTGATGCTGGAACTGTCTGGCCTGCACCGCAGCCACCTTCCCGAAAGACTGAACCTTGCCCGTCGGGTGTACCGGGATGGGGACACCGAGCAGGAGCTGCTGGGCAAGAATGTACTGGTCCGTGACATCCAGAATGCCCTCCGGGGAAGCGGCCTCGGGCCAGGGGGGCTTGCCGCAATTGGACAGGGAGAGGTTTCAGGGGTGGTGACTGCAGACAGCAAGACCCTTCTGGGTTACCTGGAGGAGGCCGCCGGGCTCAGTGCCCTGACCCACCGTGAAAAGCAAACCCTGGACCGTCTGGTGGAAGTGGAAAGGCACCTTGAACAGCTGGAACTGGTCGCTGCTGGGGTGCGAGAGCGCACAGAGCAACTCAATAGAGAAGCAGAAACGGCCCGCAAGCACACCCAATACACCCAGGAACTTCAGCAGTTGCAAGACGCTGTGCAGTGGGCAAAACACCAGACCCTGACCCAGGAACTGCAGGATTTGCAGGTCCAGGAGGAGAACCTTCAGGGGTCTGTCCAGCAAACGGCAGCAGACCTGAGAGAAGTACAGGCGAAACAGGAAGAACTGCGCCTGACCCTGCAGGCCGCTGGTGTGGAGCGTGCCGAATACGAGAGCACCCTGCGCCTGATCAAAAACGCCGAAGAGCGGGTGAGGGACACTGAAAAGTACCTTGAGCTCCTGCAGCTGGACCAGCAGAACCTGCTTTCAGAGATGGAAGTGCTCGAAGCCCTCGCACCCGTGGAAAAGCCCACTGCAGATCCTGTGCAGATCGAGGCCAGCCTCAGGTCGCTGAAGATCCGTTTGCAGAGCGCTGAGCGCCGACTTCAGGCCAGTGAAAACGAACTGAAACAGGCTTATGCCCAGGCCCAGGAAGCCGCCCGTGAAGAAGCCCAGAATGCCACTTTGCAGGAGGAAGCCAGCAAGCTGCAAGCTCTGGTCGAACAGGAAACCGCAAACCTGAAGGCCACCGAAGAACAATTGGTTGCAGTGCGTGGACTGCTTTCTGTCACTGAAGAGCAGTACCGGACCACACTGGAATCTTTTGAAACGGCCCGCAAAAATCTGCAGGTCGCCAAAAGCGACCTTTCCAGGGCCAACAATGAAAAGGCCCCACTGGAGCGTGAACTGAAACGCCTGGAGGTGGTGCTGAACAGTTATGCCCGTTATGGAGAAGGGTCCAGAAACGCCCTCAACAGTGACATTGAAGGCATCGTGGGCAGCGTTGCCGACTGCCTGAATGTCCCCGAGGAGTATGAAACTGCCATCACTGCCGCCCTCGGACGCAGGCTTGAACAGGTGGTGGTGCAAAATGCACAGGTGGCCCAGGAAATCATCGAGCACCTGAAACGGGCAGGAGGGCGGGCCACATTTCTGCCCCTGGACCTCATCAAGTCCCGCGTGCGCCCCGACAGTCGCCTGCTGACCGAAAGGGGGGTCCTGGGCTACGCCCACAACAAATGCCCCA is drawn from Deinococcus cellulosilyticus NBRC 106333 = KACC 11606 and contains these coding sequences:
- the smc gene encoding chromosome segregation protein SMC gives rise to the protein MRIESISLQGFKSFGEKTRIEFVPGINAVIGPNGSGKSNVIEAIRWATHTARVRELRAGNATELIFHGSQGKSSLGLAEVMLELSGLHRSHLPERLNLARRVYRDGDTEQELLGKNVLVRDIQNALRGSGLGPGGLAAIGQGEVSGVVTADSKTLLGYLEEAAGLSALTHREKQTLDRLVEVERHLEQLELVAAGVRERTEQLNREAETARKHTQYTQELQQLQDAVQWAKHQTLTQELQDLQVQEENLQGSVQQTAADLREVQAKQEELRLTLQAAGVERAEYESTLRLIKNAEERVRDTEKYLELLQLDQQNLLSEMEVLEALAPVEKPTADPVQIEASLRSLKIRLQSAERRLQASENELKQAYAQAQEAAREEAQNATLQEEASKLQALVEQETANLKATEEQLVAVRGLLSVTEEQYRTTLESFETARKNLQVAKSDLSRANNEKAPLERELKRLEVVLNSYARYGEGSRNALNSDIEGIVGSVADCLNVPEEYETAITAALGRRLEQVVVQNAQVAQEIIEHLKRAGGRATFLPLDLIKSRVRPDSRLLTERGVLGYAHNKCPSDPPLISEHLLGDTLMVQDHPTAIRIARNHAQRPRLVTLDGEVIEATGAVTGGKLKDSGLTVLADQRRYHDLQDELDDLDRKADKARKQERSIEESLKKLEDQVRELRLKHQQEKGQEAVLERTLTQAGARRDTLQSQLRSVHSRMHESSGTERFTGVQVLEDTITQIRQEIEVLRAQEQQFTADLHGIREQHTAHQHHQQEMQRLAANREKYQRLQGQIQGYLLNLDNHQRELAAHQSKLASLSRPELLPLEKEYKQLSEQHAAQTRKIAELQRTLENTRLNLARKETQRQELGEVKAPEVLPEGDARRWTGRIQTLERLLMELGAINALAEQEHEHESRRLQTMEKDIQDTRGAIQQIRDALRDLRQDIHSKLFLAFERVKTAFSNYAQELLGGLGELQLEQDENGKPTGMGMVVQPRSKRTRNIHLLSAGERTMVGLAFLFALSEAPEDQRGLPIAILDEVDAPLDEANIRRFTHFLKLLASKGSQFILVTHQKATMEIAHALWGVTTDAKGVSRTFSIKNSDIETFVQ